One Lucilia cuprina isolate Lc7/37 chromosome 4, ASM2204524v1, whole genome shotgun sequence DNA segment encodes these proteins:
- the LOC111676779 gene encoding serendipity locus protein delta-like, whose product MSGVVLEFNRCFLCRKKNTSDKFQKRIDVTQCPASKKSIRTVLLHLARLGKFELHLPSGEWLCRKCYFQIADYDSNLVNVTRKQRNLSMLVEKAATSFESDIEDECLQEMSSMAELNDDHFFEDANVSDHEISETIFDVIGGDNSRKRKQDNDQFVIQSVHSVSQHRPVPLSEQIQCNLCAMRFKNRARLQRHVVQAHKKFSCDVCSFSHRNEDYVMLHMNIHEGKNENQCRFCNKEFTTKISTIRHMEVHLDTKKYQCDKCGLCFSQTTVLYNHKLQHEAEEKPLRCEICNQIFKTKRTFRHHMVTHRADRPRYSCEFCFKTFTEKYTLKVHKRTHPEAGVPAASTNFQYQQQQQQEHQYQVESEPHQSFNQNHVDYLQTTNLQATNSQTTSAAPAIPKFSCIICDQPFTTKDHLNKHMEKEHDVILKSLTIANFSQFEVVTNEPRKPCHICGQIFSAQHNLEYHLENVHGVSFK is encoded by the coding sequence ATGTCTGGAGTAGTGCTCGAATTTAATCGATGTTTTCTGTGTCGCAAAAAAAATACCAGTGACAAGTTCCAGAAGAGAATAGATGTTACCCAGTGTCCAGCCTCCAAGAAAAGTATTCGCACAGTTCTTTTGCATTTGGCCCGTTTGGGTAAATTTGAATTGCATCTGCCTAGTGGAGAATGGCTGTGCCGCAAGTGCTACTTTCAAATAGCCGATTATGACTCTAACTTAGTCAATGTAACTCGCAAACAAAGGAACCTTTCAATGCTCGTCGAAAAGGCTGCCACCAGCTTTGAAAGCGACATCGAAGATGAATGCCTTCAGGAAATGTCTAGCATGGCTGAATTAAATGATGATCATTTCTTCGAAGATGCAAATGTAAGTGATCATGAAATATCTGAAACAATATTCGATGTAATTGGCGGCGACAATTCCCGCAAAAGAAAGCAAGATAATGATCAGTTCGTAATTCAGTCAGTTCATTCTGTGTCCCAGCATCGCCCAGTGCCATTATCTGAACAAATTCAATGCAATTTGTGTGCAATGCGCTTCAAGAATAGAGCTCGTCTGCAGAGGCATGTGGTACAGGCTCACAAGAAATTCAGTTGTGATGTTTGTTCGTTTAGTCATCGCAATGAAGACTATGTGATGTTGCATATGAATATTCATGAAGGTAAAAATGAAAATCAGTGTAGATTTTGTAACAAAGAGTTCACAACTAAAATCAGCACTATACGTCACATGGAAGTACATTTGGATACGAAAAAGTATCAATGTGACAAATGCGGTTTATGTTTCTCGCAAACGACTGTCCTCTACAACCATAAGCTTCAACATGAGGCCGAAGAGAAGCCTTTACGTTGCGAAATATGCAATCAAATATTTAAGACCAAAAGAACTTTCCGCCATCATATGGTCACACATAGAGCAGATCGACCCCGTTACAGTTGTGAGTTTTGCTTTAAAACTTTTACCGAAAAATACACATTAAAGGTACACAAAAGAACTCACCCAGAGGCTGGGGTCCCAGCAGCTTCtacaaattttcaataccagcagcaacaacagcaggaGCATCAGTATCAAGTCGAGTCGGAACCACATCAATCATTTAATCAAAATCATGTAGACTACCTTCAGACGACGAATCTGCAAGCTACCAATTCTCAAACAACTTCAGCTGCACCAGCAATTCCAAAATTTAGTTGCATTATCTGCGATCAACCATTTACTACAAAAGATCACCTTAACAAGCATATGGAAAAGGAACACGATGTAATATTGAAATCTTTAACTATAGCAAACTTTTCGCAATTTGAAGTTGTAACGAATGAGCCACGAAAACCTTGTCACATTTGTGGTCAAATATTTAGTGCTCAACATAACTTAGAATATCATCTGGAAAACGTCCACGGtgtatcatttaaataa